TTCAGCCGGAGAGGGTTGCGACATGCGCAAAGCCTGATTATCAATCCAGTATTTATTGAAAAATGTCATCGCTCTTAAAAAGCCATGGTCGGTAAAGTACATACTTAAGTAGGCTTTTATTCTATTCCCAAGCGTTTTGAGATGGTATTTATGCATCAGTTTTTCCAGTTGCCTTCTAATGTCGTCCAGTAGATTGTGTGTTTTATGCCTGGAAGAAATTTGTATTCGGTCGTGTGTGATTGGTAGGTCAATTTTGTCACATCGATATTTCGTTTCTGCAGCCAGGCGGCAAAACGGTTTTCCTTACAGTTTTCCGATTCGCAGACAAGCAGCAGTGTACCGGTATGATTAACCTTGCTGACGTATTTTCTCCCGTTGCTGATAGCGGCATTCGGGAAATAGATTCGCAGGTTGCCGGCCAGTACATGACTGTCGGCAAAAATCACGGCTGGTTCGCTTGCAAGCTGGGTTTTGATGTAATTCAGCTGTTCGGGGAAAGGCAGGTTGGGGCGGCTGACTTTTTCCGTGTATTGTGCCAGAGGCGTCCGCATCGGTAGCACAAACATCATTACCGCCAAAAAGAAGATGCCGATATTTCTAAAGGTCTTATAGGCGCGATCGGATGGATTGATTGTCATGGCTACCAGAATCGGTACAAACGGCAAGAGCGGGTGGAACCAGCGGTCTTTAACGTGCTGTGCACCTGAGGCAATGACAAAGATAACGAGAATCAGCCAGACAAAGAAGAATAAAGTCAGAAGCAACTTTTTATCGTCTTTTTCAACCAGGTTGTCACCTTGGTCTTTTTTATTGATCAGAAGGGTTAATGCGAAAAGCCACAGCGGAGACAGGAAGACCAGACCGGCCATCAGTGTTGCGCCAAGACTTTGCATCAGTCCCGATGATTCGCCCATTTGCAGTTTATTGGTGCCGGAAGTGGCTGCCTGCAAGTGGTCGAGCATCCAGAGACCGTGCGGAAGGAAAACTACAAGAGCGGCCAGAATGCTGACGATCAGGTATTTGTTAAACAGTATGCTTCGGTGTTTGGAGAGCAAAATGGTCAGAATCAGCGCCGAGACAAACAGCACGATATTGTATTTGCTCATCATTCCGAGTCCGACGGCAATTCCGAGAAGCAGGTAGTTTTTCAGGCTGGCGTCACGGGTGACGCGTAGTGTTTGCCATAGGATCAGAAGTGCCATTAGCCCCGACAGCGAAGAGTGGCTTAAATCACGCTGTGACTCAAAGACATATTGCGGGATCAATGCCATCGCAATGACGGCAACGACAAGCTGCTTGGAGGACAGTTTGAAGAATTCGCCGATCTGCAGAATCGTCCATACCATCAAGGTCAGAATACCTACCTTGATGGCTCCGGTTGCAAACAGGCTGGGGCCGAAAACTTGTGCCACCGGATAGATCAACCAGCTGTATAGCGGCGGTTGTGGGCCATATCCCAGCAACAAGTATTGACTGGCCAGAAGCTGTTCCGCTTGATCGTAATCGGCAGTACCCGAAACCAGGTATTGCGTAATTTGGTTGATTGTGAAAAACAGAAAAGCCAATAGAGTGATTTTGGCTTTTAAGTCCAGTTGATTCTGCATCGGTTCTAGCCTTTATTGAAGTGCGCTATTTGTTTTTATTAAAGTCGCTATCATCCAGATTTTTGGTATCTCTTACCGTGTAATGACGTCTGTCCGCCGATGAGTAATAGGTTCTGGAAATCATTTCCCCTAAAACACCGGTCAGCAGGAATTGCACGGACATCACCATAAACAGTACCGAGATAGTCAGTAGAGGGCGGGTTCCGATGTCTTCGCCCATCAGCTTGAGAATAAGCAGATAAGCCAATCCGATGGAACCGATGGCGCCGAAGCCCAAACCGATTTGCCCGAAAAAGTGCGCCGGGCGGGCACGGAATTTCATAAAGAAGAAGACCGACAGCAGGTCGATCAAAACACGGAATGTACGGGTAATGCCATATTTGGATTCGCCGTGCTGTCTTGCATGGTGAGTGACAACTTCTTCTTTGATCTTGGTAGGAAGGGTTTCAGTCGCCATCCAGGCCGGAATAAAACGGTGCATTTCGCCATACAGAGCGATGTTTTTAATAATTGAAGCCCGGTAGACTTTCAGGCTGCAGCCGTAATCATTCAGAGTGACGCCGGTGATTTTGGCGATCAGCTTGTTGGCGATGCGCGAAGGAATTTTTCTCAGAACCAGAGCATCCTTACGGTCTTTACGCCAGCCGGCAACCAGATCCAGCTCTTCGTCAATCAGACGCTGCACCATTCTCGGAATGTCTTTAGGGTCGTTTTGCAGATCGCCGTCCAGTGTGGCGATAATCTCGCCCGATGCGGCATCGATACCTGCTTGCATGGCGGCTGTCTGGCCGTAATTGCGCTGTAAATTGATTACTTTAATGCGGTCGCCGACCTTCTCAGCCTGTTCCGCAAGATAGTTTGCGGTTCGATCGATACTGCCATCATTGGCAACGATCAGTTCCCAGTCGTTAGGATAATCGCTCATGGCGGAGGTAACGGCTTCAATCATCGGTTCAACATTGTCTTCCTCGTTATACATCGGGATTACAATCGAAAGTTTATGTTCCATCATGGCGGAGTCCTTAAAGTTTAATCAGGGCCCATTTTAAGACAAATGGGCGTGTTTTATCTAAATCAAAGTATTGGGTCGAGGTATTCAATTGGTCGTGCCATTTTATGGGTTTTTCAAAGTAACCATCGACATAGTTCAGGAAAGAATCCGAGCAAGAGGTTGTGCACACAATTAACACCCGTTGTGATCCTTTGATGGGGGACGGGTTGCGGTGGCTCAAATAAGTCACTGTTTTGCTGGATTGGAAGTATTCCTTAAGGTTGCCGGCGGTAAATTTTGTGTCGGCAATAATCAGATCCGGTGCTGTGATGCTCCAGCTGGAAAAGTGCGCTTTATAGGGGTACACCGAACGATCGTATTTCAACTCGACGTGTTGGCTGATAATCGTTCTGCCCGGTAACAGTAAAGCGGCAACGACAATAAAAAAAATCCCTATTCCGATAAACGTCTTGTTGAATCGTTTCAGAGAGAAATGCGCGATGATCAGAGGGATAAAGAACAGTAGCGGCATATACCAGCGGTCATTGAACTCCGACGAACGGGTGCCAATGACGAAGGCCAATACAATCATAATGATCGTCAGCAACAGGATAAGCAGAAAGCGGCTTTCGGTCGTTAATTTCGCTTTGTAGGTTTTCAAGTGGTAAGGGATTATCAGGAGTGCCAGTATCCAGAGAGGATTTAAAAAATGCTCGAAAAGATAGAGTGCCTGATAAATTCCGTCGAAAACACTGCCGCCCATATCCAGTTTGGAAGCGCTTTTAGTGGCGAACTCCAGGTTTTGCAGTACCCACGAGAGATGAGGGGTTATGACTAAGGTAGCAACGAAAATGGCGATCACCAGGTTACGGTTCAATACCACTTGGCGTGTTTCCCGGTGCATTAGCAAGGCTAGCATGGCTGAAGTAATTAACAGGATAATGTTGTACTTCGAGATAAGGCCCAGGCCGGATAAAAGACCGATCATAATGTAATTTTTAGCCGACGAAGGGTTGTGCAGCGCTTTTATAATCCAGAAAAGCAGCCATGCGGCAATTGTTGAAGCTAAAACCGAGTGCGTTAGATCTCTTTGGGATTCCCACAGGAAAAATGGAATCATTAAGACGCCTATAATGGAAATAACCTGTTTCCTGTCGTCAAAGCCTAAGAGCTCGCCTGTTTTGAGCAACGCCAGAATAAAAAAGCTAAACAGCACTGCTTTCATCAGCAGGAGAATAATCAGTTTTTCGCCGAAAACCTGGAATAGAGCAAAAGCGATCCACGAATAGAGTGGCGGCTGAGGTCCGTATCCTAATAAAAAGTCTTGGGCGAAAAGCATCTGCTCAGCCTGATCTTTGTCTGCGACGCCGGAAATTAAATATTGTGTAACGGCATTGAACAAAAAGTAAATCAGGCTGAATAAAAACAGCTTGCTTGCCGTGTCTAATCGGGAGGTATTAATTTGCATTTTTATTTTTCTTGCTAGGGAATATCAGATAAACCAATGCAGCGGCTAACAAGCTGCTGCTGAATAATATGAGATGCAAGTTGACGGCGGCAACCAGTAAATCATCAAGCTGGGTAAAGCCGTCCCCGAAACCGATGATAACACCAGCTTCATAGGAACCCATTCCTGCAATGCCATGAATGGGCAGGACGCTGCTGAATTCACCGCCAATGACGCCCATTAAAAGTTGTTGTACCGGCAGTTGGATAAACCAGCTTAAAACCCAGGCTAAAACGGCAATTTTGATGGCCCAGTTGAAAACTGTCCAGAAAAGTCCCCAGGCTATATGGCTGATCGTGTTCGGAAGCCCGGCGAAAATTTTAATCAGTAGGGGGGGAAGGTCTTGCCGTTTTCTCAGCCAGCGATTGTACACCCAGAAAATCATAAACGGGGCGCTTAGCCCGGCGAGCGCGAACGCCAGAATCCAGCCGGTGGAGAGCCAGATTGATCCCAAGGTCAGTAATGCAATCAGCAGCAGCACCTGTAAGTCCATCAGACGCATCCATAGTAACGCCGGAACAGAGGTGGATACCGGCATTCCGAAATTCGTTTTCATCAGCAATGGAAAAGAGGCTTCTCCGGAGCGCATCGGGAGAAGGTTATTCCAGAAATTATGCAGAACCATTAAGCGGGCGGAAATCAGGAAGTCTCTAATACCGTGCATATAAAAATGCTGGTAAATACGCGTCGCTCTAATCGCATAACTGGAAATCAGCAGGGAGAGTGCCAGCAGTGCATCGACAATAGAGAGCGTTGTCCATGGGGCGATCAGTTTTGACCAGCCTAAAAAGTAGTCGATTGCCCAAATAAGGCCCACTGAGACCAGAAGGCTAAGACTGAGTAGTAGCGTTTTCTTTGTTGTCATTTTAGCGAGTCACATCGTTTGGCAATAACCGAAAGAATGTGGTGTTGAGCCAGGGAGCTATTTTTCATTTAACTGCGTAACTTAAATGTTGTTGTGCAGAAAATGTTGAATCTGCTTGCCTAGTGTTTCTGCCTGCTGCGGGTTTGCAGTCAAAGGCTCATGACACCAGATAGGATCCGGCCAGGCTTCATCGTCTTCAGAGCGGAATACCAGATGCAGGTGTAGCCATTTATTTTTATTGCCGATTTTAGCGATATTATAGTGACCGTAACCGTGCTCCTGCAGGGCCGCTACGAGTTTATGCAGCTGGGGATACAGGTTTGACAATACCTCGTTGTCATCCAGACGGCCTTTGGGGACGAAAAGAATCCAGGGAATGGTCGTTTCTTTTACTAAAATCGAGTAGAAGGGGCGTTCTGCAATGTACTTGGCCTGAAAAAGGTTTTCGAGATTTTCCGGGCTGTGATCATCCACGATCTGGTCTAAATTCATATATTCGTCTCTGGTTGCCTGTGCAATGGTGAATAAGTCGTATGCAATTCGCCCATTTTACAAAATGTCACGGTAGAATGAGTTACTAAAATTCACCAGAGCATTAATTAATCTGTATGAACTCGAAAACGGTATTTTTAGCTTCGTCTTCACCGCGGCGTCAGGAACTCCTTGCACAGATGGGCGTCGAGTTCTCGGTACTGGATGCCCCGATCGATGAAACTCCGATAGAGAGCGAGGATGCCGCGCAGTTTGTCACGCGCATGGCACGAGAAAAATCGCAGCAAGGTGCTCAGCAGCTTACAGATGAGGGCTGCTGGGTCATTGCAGGGGATACAGCCATCGTGCTGGATGGCGAAATTATCGGCAAGCCTGAAGATCCTTCTGATGCCCAGCGAATGCTGCGGGAATTGTCGGGCAGAACCCATCAGGTATATTCTTCGGTGGCGGTTTGGCATCTAGGGGTGTTGGAAGTGGCGCTTAATATCACTGATGTCGTTTTTACCGAGCTTGCAGAGACTGAAATAAAAAACTATATCGCTACCGGTGAGCCTCTGGATAAAGCCGGGGGCTATGCGATACAGGGAGAGGCTGCGAAATGGATTAAAGCGATCAATGGCAGCTACTATGGTGTCATGGGATTGCCGATCTTCGAGTTGAACCGGATTTTACAGGAAATGGGGTTTTACGATCCCGTATAACCAGCACTTTACACATTTAAGATAACGGACTAAACGATTAAAGGCCTGATTCATGCATAACGAAGAAAAAATTCTTGTCAATGTTACTCCAAACGAAACCCGCGTTGCCTGGGTGGAGAATGGGGTGTTGCAAGAAGTCTGGGTTGAGCGCTCAAACAAGCGCGGGCTGGTCGGGAATATCTATATGGGCAAGGTAGACCGCGTTTTGCCGGGTATGCAGGCTGCCTTTGTGAATATCGGGCTTGAGAGAGCGGCTTTTTTACATGTGTCTGATGTTTGCCATAAAGCCATCGGATCGGATGACGAGCAGTGTGACGATATTGCCAAGTTACTGCGTTGTGGTCAGAAAATTATGGTGCAGGTGGTCAAAGACCCTTTAGGCACCAAAGGTGCGCGCGTGACCATGCAGGTAACCATTCCGTCGCGGATGCTGGTCTATATGCCGACCGAAAAAACCTTGGGGGTGTCACAGAAAATCGATTCCAACGAAGAGCGTGAACGTTTAAGAGAAATGGTTAAACAGATCCCTGAATATTCCGATGCCGAAGGCGGGTATATTGTTAGGACGGTTGCCGAGGGGGTCGATTTTCATGAAATGCGCGCCGATATGATCTATCTTCAGCGGTTATGGTCGGGCATCCAGGATAAGGCTCGGACCTCGCGTAAACCGGCGGTGATTTATGAAGACCTACCTTTGTACCTGCGAATCCTTAGGGATATTCCGATTGAACGGATTGAGAAGATTAGGGTCGATTCCACTGAAACCTATAAAAAGATGCAGCTCTTTGTTGACCAGTACGTGATGGAACTGGCGGACCGTCTCGGTTTGTATCAAGGTGAGCGGCCGATTTTCGATTTATACAACATCGAAGAAGAGATTCAGGCGGCGCTACATAAGCGTGTCAATCTTAAGTCCGGCGGTTACCTGATTATCGATCAGACCGAAGCGATGACGACGATCGATGTCAATACCGGCGCTTTTGTCGGCCATCGCAACCTTGAAGAGACCATTTACCGCACAAATCTGGAAGCAACTCAGGCAATTGCCCGTCAACTGCGCTTGCGTAATCTGGGCGGAATCATTATTCTCGACTTTATCGACATGGAAGATAAAACGCATCAGGATCATGTGTTATCTGCTCTGGATAAAGAACTTAGTCGAGATCGGGTAAAAACTTCGATCAGCAGTATTTCCAGTTTAGGGTTGGTTGAGATGACCCGTAAGCGAACCCGCGAAAGTCTGGAGCGTACTTTGTGTGAACCCTGTCCCGTCTGTAGCGGACGAGGCTCTGTGAAAACGGCGGAGACCGTCGCTTATGAAATATTTCGTGAAATTACCCGTATGGCACGATCTTTTGAAGCCAAGCAATATCGGGTGATTGCCGCAGAATCGGTGGTTTCGCGAATTATGGATGAAGAATCAAGCAGCGTTGCCGAGTTGGAAGCGTTTTTGGACAAGAGTATCCGTTTTCAGGCCGAGAGCGCCTATACAGCGGAGCAATACGATGTGGTGATGATCTAGAATTTAGCGTATTTTCGGATTTGGTGGGCGAATGTTAATTAAAAGGACGCATCTGTTTTTGGAAGTCATGCTGGGCCTGTTTGTCGCCTATCTGCTGATTATGCGTCTGTTTATTATTGGTTTGCAGTCCTATCCTGAAAAAAGCCTTTCCGTTTTCGAAAAAATAACCGGCTGGCAGGTTGAGCTTTCGGCAATCGAGTTGGAGCAGACCTGGCTTGGCGCCAGATTCAACCTTCAGGGCGTCAGTCTTTCCAGTCAACAGTTTGACCTCCAAGCCGACAAGATCATAGGCGATATCAATATCTTTGCCCCTATGATTCCCGTTCTGAGTTTCGGGGATTCCCTGCGATTCGAACAGCTCAGTATTCGTAATCTTCAGCCTCAAGATAAACCGGTTGTCGCCAATATGCCGGATATAACCGAGTTGTCGTCAGCCTATCAGGGGGCGGTGGATTTTTTACGCTCGCAAAAATTCACCAAGCGGATGTGGCAAAAGGTTTCTGTGGATTCTTTGATTATGAACGGCTTTTTGAATTCTGCGACGAGCGTGATTCAAATCGATAGGCTGGATCTGGTTAAGGCGAGTCAAATTAATCTCGTTGCGGAGTTCTCCGTACATTATAAAGAGGCGTTAAATTTCGAGCGCTTCAGTACAAACCTGGCTTTTACTCCAAACTCTTGGGGAGGTTTGAGTCATGGTTCCGTTCGCGTTATTTCTTATCAGCCGTTAAGCGTTAAACGTCTTGCTGCGCTGTTGCCTTCGAAATGGGTTGAAGTGCTTCCTAAGGGCGAAGTGCTACTTGATTGGCAGACGGATTTCAAAGATTCCAAAGTAAGTCATTCCGTAGTGCATTTGAATGCGCAGGCTCTCGATTGGCGGGAAAATAACGAGGTCTTGCCGAAAAGTGTCGGGCTGGAACTGAGTTGGAACCCGGAACTGGATCAGGCTCTGGGGAAAAATCTGGCAAATTTCCATCTGACCAAAGTGCAGTTGGATAACCAGTTTGTCGAAACCCTATCTCCGATTAAGTTAACGGTCGCCTCCGAAAAGGAGTTGGTGTTAAGTGCTGAAAAGTTCGATATCCAGCCGTTCAAAGAGATGTTGCGGGTGTTTGTTGAAACCCGTTATTTAAGTGATCTGCTGAGTAAAGCGGTTGAGTTGCAGGTTTCGGATTTTGCATTACGCTTGAACTGGCGGACGCTGGATGTGCCTATGTTGAAAATGCATTTGGCCAGACTCGGTATTCCGTTAACGGAGTTTCCCGGTGTTGCTGCTCAGGATGTAACCCTGGTTAAATTCGATAAGCAGTTCAGGCTGGAAACAACTGAACCTGTCTGGGTGTTGGAGCCAAAGATCTATCCACTTCCTATGCGTGTCAGTCTGCCGCCCGTGGTCCAGTCGCACTATGTCGATCAGCAATACGATTTTGATGCTTTTGATTTTCAGCTTAATGACTTCAATCTCAAATTGGAACGCTTTCGTTATCACCAAGGGGCGTGGGATGTCGGAGCTTCTCTTGTCGTTGATAAAACCGAGCAAATCATGCCCTACCTTCCGTATAAATTGATGGGGGCGTCACTGAATAAATGGCTTGAAGATGCGGATATTAAAGGTGGGAAAACGGCTGTTAAGGTGGTTTTTCAATCTTCACCGAAAGCGCTTGATTCTGAAAAACAGACTCCCTTAGGCGAGTATTTGAAAGGACTGAGTTTGCATGGTGTGATCGAAAATGCACAATTTGAATTTAATTCAAAGTGGCCGGCTATAGCCAATACCGATCTGACATTTGAATTCAAGGATAACCGTATCGCTTTTGCAAGTCAGGCGCTTGGTTTTGCAGGTGTTTCTGCGCCCATCAAAGCGAAAGCGGTTATTAGCGATGTCACAGAAGATGATATCGGTTTGCAGGTTTCCGGAACCGTTTCAACCTCTCTGACAGAGATGGCCGCTTTTGCGAAGAAGACCCCGTTACCCCAAAAGCTGGGCTTGCAACGTTATCTGCAGCAACCGGAAAAACTGCAAGGCACTGCGACACTGGAATTAAACAGGATATGGATACCGCTTTTCGGGCATGGGCGAAAGGATGAACAGGTCAGTGGGCGTTTGCATTTGAAAAACGCGCGACTTGAGGTTTCGGAACTTCCCGAATTACAGAGGGTTAACGGGACGCTTGAATTTAGCGAAAAGGCTTTGAGTGCGAAAAATATCAAGCTTACCCTCTACGAGAGTCCGGCTGTATTGGGGATTGAGACGGATCAGAAGCGCAAGCAGGTGGTTTTCGATTTAGCGGGTGAAAGCCGGTACCGTAGCGAAGCGTATTTTTCTAAACCGATTCCTTATCAACTGCGTTTTTCTGTGCCGACCGACGAAACGGGGCGGCCGGTTGAATTTAGCGGAAACGTCTTTGTTAACCAGGCTGAAAGCAGAATGCCGCCACCTTTCACCGCTAAGGATATTGTTCGACCGCTGGAGTTGACAGGGAAAATCGATGATCGGTTGCTTTATGCTAATGTTCTCTCACGGGATATTGTGCAAGCGGATTTTATTTGGAGCCTGGATAAAGAGAAATTCATTAAGATCCAAGGGTATGTCGGCGATATGGTCGATGCCCAGCGAGACTGGGGGGGGCGAGATTCGTTTATTCGTGGGCGATTGGTGGATTTAGATGCCCTTGCCTGGTGGCGTTTGTGGGAAGGTGCTCCGGATTCAGGGCAAGAGATGAATCCACTCGAAGAGATTGAATGGCAAAACACGGAGTTTTTCGTTAAAGCACTTAATTACAAAGAGCAGCAGTTAAATAATGCCCGAATTGTCGTTCAGAGTCTGGATGAAAATGTAGATAAGATTACCTTGCAGAGTGATGAGGTTGATGCAACTGTTTTGATTCCTGAAGAAGGTGTGATTGAGGTTGCTGCGGATAAACTGTATCTGAAATCGAAGGATGAAAATGCCTTTGTACAGGGCAGTAGTGATATCTGTCCACTCGAAACCAGTGATGTTGATTATCCCGAACTAAAGTTCAATGCACGCAATGTGCGTTTTGGTGAGTATTTATTTGATCAGCTTGGTTTTAATGTTGTGCCGATAGCGGAAGGGTACGAGGCCAAGAATCTGCAGGCGCAAATGCATAATAATGCTGGGCAGATTAGTGGTAGTTACCGATTTGACCAGCTTAAGAACTTGAGTGCTGCACGTTTGAATCTGCAGTCCAATAATATAGTAGAGCTTTTAAAGACGCTCAGGATCAGTCAGGGGATAAAGGCTAAAGAGGCCTGGCTGCATTCCGAAGTATCCTGGTTTGGTGGAGTTGACTGTTTTTCGATTAAGGATCTGTTTGGAAAGATGGATTTTAGATTGGAGGACGGAGTAGTAAAAGATGTCGAGCCGGGGTTTGCACGCTTATTAGGTTTGTTGAGTGTGGATTCATTGGCTAGGCGCTTGCGACTTCAACTTGATGATGTGACGAATAAAGGGCTGGTCTTTGATGACATTAAAGGGCAGGGGTTGCTTAATGAAAGTCGACTGCAACTGCAATCTTTTAAATTGACAGCGCCGGCAGCCAAAGTGACTATGCAGGGTGACATCTTGTTGGATGAGGAATCGTTTGATCTCAAGGCAAATGTAACGCCGTCGGTTGGATCGTCACTGCCGACTATTGCAGCGCTTGCAGGTATGGCAAATCCGATCACCGCATTAGCGGTTTATACGTTAATGAAGGTCATTCCTGATATTAATGAAAACTTGATTACTTATGAGTATGAGATTACAGGGCCATGGAAAGAGCCACGGATAGAGCTTAAAGAGAAAGCATCAAAAAAATAGCTGAGTTCAGTCTAAAGAAAAAAGCCGCTTATTACTAAGCGGCTTTTTTGTTTTTGGGGTTTGGAGGGAGTGGGATTAGAGGGGAAAACGGGCGTAAATGTGCATAAGTCTGTGGATAAGGTGTGGGGTAAAGTGTATAAGCGGAGTGGTGCGATTTTTTTGCGATTTTTTGAGAAAAAAGTGAAAAAAAGGGTTGCGTTGTTTTTAGAAATCCCTAGAATACGCACCTGTCTTGGGGGGGCAGCGTTAAGCCGGCTTCGAAAGACAAGAAAAATTTGGTGCTAAGTGATTGAGTTTGTTTGAGTTATTGGAATAGATAATGAGAGTAAGCGGGATGATTTAGCCGGTCGTTTTAAGTGTTTTAAAACGGTTGAAAATTTTCTGAAAAAAGTTTGAAAAAACATTTGACACGAAGATATCAACTCTATAAAATACGCGGCCTACCAACGAGGAACGCAGCGCGGATCGAGTTGGTTAGCTCTTTAACAATATGGTAATTCAGAGATAATTTATGTGGAAACTCTCTAGATGAGTGACCGATAAAAAATCTCGAAATTTATGACAATTATGTAATGGTAATAAGTTTACTTATTTATCATGCTTAACTTGTCAATTCCGAGTGTTTATATCCGGAGACGGAATTTAAATATATCTAGCAAGATTAAACTGAAGAGTTTGATCCTGGCTCAGAATGAACGCTGGCGGCAGGCCTAACACATGCAAGTCGGACGGAAACGATAGAGAGCTTGCTCTCTAGGCGTCGAGTGGCGGACGGGTGAGTAATGCCTGGGAATCTACCCTTTAGTTGGGGACAACATGTGGAAACGCATGCTAATACCGAATGTGCTCTACGGAGTAAAGGAGGCCTCTACTTGTAAGCTTTCGCTAAAGGATGAGCCCAGGTGAGATTAGTTTGTTGGTAAGGTAATGGCTTACCAAGACTGCGATCTCTAGCTGGTTTGAGAGGATGATCAGCCACACTGGGACTGAGACACGGCCCAGACTCCTACGGGAGGCAGCAGTGGGGAATATTGCACAATGAGGGAAACCTTGATGCAGCCATGCCGCGTGTGTGAAGAAGGCCCGAGGGTTGTAAAGCACTTTCAATTGTGAGGAAGGTAGTGTAGTTAATACCTGCATTATTTGACGTTAACTTTAGAAGAAGCACCGGCTAACTCTGTGCCAGCAGCCGCGGTAATACAGAGGGTGCAAGCGTTATTCGGAATTACTGGGCGTAAAGCGCGCGTAG
The genomic region above belongs to Thiomicrorhabdus xiamenensis and contains:
- a CDS encoding YhdP family protein translates to MLIKRTHLFLEVMLGLFVAYLLIMRLFIIGLQSYPEKSLSVFEKITGWQVELSAIELEQTWLGARFNLQGVSLSSQQFDLQADKIIGDINIFAPMIPVLSFGDSLRFEQLSIRNLQPQDKPVVANMPDITELSSAYQGAVDFLRSQKFTKRMWQKVSVDSLIMNGFLNSATSVIQIDRLDLVKASQINLVAEFSVHYKEALNFERFSTNLAFTPNSWGGLSHGSVRVISYQPLSVKRLAALLPSKWVEVLPKGEVLLDWQTDFKDSKVSHSVVHLNAQALDWRENNEVLPKSVGLELSWNPELDQALGKNLANFHLTKVQLDNQFVETLSPIKLTVASEKELVLSAEKFDIQPFKEMLRVFVETRYLSDLLSKAVELQVSDFALRLNWRTLDVPMLKMHLARLGIPLTEFPGVAAQDVTLVKFDKQFRLETTEPVWVLEPKIYPLPMRVSLPPVVQSHYVDQQYDFDAFDFQLNDFNLKLERFRYHQGAWDVGASLVVDKTEQIMPYLPYKLMGASLNKWLEDADIKGGKTAVKVVFQSSPKALDSEKQTPLGEYLKGLSLHGVIENAQFEFNSKWPAIANTDLTFEFKDNRIAFASQALGFAGVSAPIKAKAVISDVTEDDIGLQVSGTVSTSLTEMAAFAKKTPLPQKLGLQRYLQQPEKLQGTATLELNRIWIPLFGHGRKDEQVSGRLHLKNARLEVSELPELQRVNGTLEFSEKALSAKNIKLTLYESPAVLGIETDQKRKQVVFDLAGESRYRSEAYFSKPIPYQLRFSVPTDETGRPVEFSGNVFVNQAESRMPPPFTAKDIVRPLELTGKIDDRLLYANVLSRDIVQADFIWSLDKEKFIKIQGYVGDMVDAQRDWGGRDSFIRGRLVDLDALAWWRLWEGAPDSGQEMNPLEEIEWQNTEFFVKALNYKEQQLNNARIVVQSLDENVDKITLQSDEVDATVLIPEEGVIEVAADKLYLKSKDENAFVQGSSDICPLETSDVDYPELKFNARNVRFGEYLFDQLGFNVVPIAEGYEAKNLQAQMHNNAGQISGSYRFDQLKNLSAARLNLQSNNIVELLKTLRISQGIKAKEAWLHSEVSWFGGVDCFSIKDLFGKMDFRLEDGVVKDVEPGFARLLGLLSVDSLARRLRLQLDDVTNKGLVFDDIKGQGLLNESRLQLQSFKLTAPAAKVTMQGDILLDEESFDLKANVTPSVGSSLPTIAALAGMANPITALAVYTLMKVIPDINENLITYEYEITGPWKEPRIELKEKASKK